The genomic stretch TTACCGGTACAGGGCAATGCGCTTGAGTTTGATATATGGAAAACAGGCCTGGTAAAGAACAAGGTTATAGATAAGGCGAAACGTGACAAGATAGAGATTGTAGATGACGCCGCATCAAATGAAATACATTATAGCAGTTCTCTTTTTCAGGAAGAAGCAAAGGTGAGCTTAGTCTTCACCAAGAAAAGCAATGTACTGTATGGAATAATAATAGATTGGAGAGATCTTGAAACCACAGAAAGGGGCGAGGCGCTGTATGAAAAGATAGGGAAAACACTTGGAGGGAAATATATAAAAGATGGAGAGGTTGCTGGGAAGGGGGCGATAAGAAATAAAAAAGAAAGATTTAGCGACTGTGCAACAACAACGACCAAATACAAGGGTGGGATTAGTGCAACTCTTTATCGATGTAACGAGAAACGATTTGTTAGCGTGAGCTATATAGATAGTAAGCTTGAGCAGCAGAACGTTTTTGAAGAAAAAAACGTGGTAAAAGAGCGGAATGGTGATAGCGGGAAGTTTTAAGGGAAGAAGATGCAGAGATAGGGAACGGGGCTAGAAAAGGAGGTCTGAGAGGGCTTCGCGACCCGTTACCCCGTGCAGTTGATTGTGAGAGGCTGAGCTTATTGCTCAGGTAATTTTTCGATGGAGACAATCGTACAAGGAGGCAGAAAAATGAAGGAAAAAACAGCAGATTTCTTGCGGATAATCCTGTCGCTGATCATCCCACCGGTGGGCGTTTTTTTACAGGTGGGTTTTGGAATGCATTTCTGGATCAATATTTTGCTCACTTTGTTAGGGTATCTTCCTGGGGTGCTTCACGCTATTTATATTATTTTGAAAAAATAGCGTAGGGAGGGGAGTTGTAGGAATCTTCTCGGTGTGGAGAAGTATGTGAGCCGGTTGATTAAAGACTGCTGAAGTCAACGGCTTGAAATAAAAAGAGGGTCGCTAGCATAAGCTGGCGGCCCTTTTTTTGTCCTAATACTGAATGCTACAGAGAAGATACCCTCTTCATAGGGTAGGTCGTTGCAACTGCACTTCGTTGCTTGCATTTAGGGAAACCAAAAAATGGTAAAATATCAGAGGGTACTGCAAGAGAAAAAAACAGCGGCGACCGTGAGACAAGGAGACACGGCCACCGCAGGGGAAGCTTGGGAGACGGAAATGATTTGAGAAGATCAGCTCCGTTTTTCTATGTAATCAGGAAAAATGACGCGTTTACCCGGCTTAATTTTCAAGGCAACTGCACTGTTCTTTAATGGCCGAATAGAGACAACATTTCTTCCAATCAACTGTGTAGCTCATGCCGTAGATAATCTCGACAACACTGCAACCGCATTCACCGATGTTCGAGCAGACCTCAGGCTCACAACCGACAGCTTGTGTATTATTCCTGAGCTGTACCTGTACGTGTTTTTTGGTCAGAGGGCAGTCATACGCTTTGCTGGTTGCATGTCGGGTTTGCATGTGAAACTCCTTTCGGTCGATTAGTGCGCTCTAGGTGTGCTGCTTTTATTACTCATAAAGCAGCCTGACTTATATAATCCTTTCCAGTAAAAGTATAAAAAATATCATCCATCTCTCACTGTATTTTTACATCGGGAGCAAGAGTGAAGGAAATGTGAAATCTATTATTGATAGAATGCCATAATTGTTTGTAAATACTGTAAAAAAGATGAGCGAGCCGGGCGGGATCCTGCTAAATGAAACGCAATAACTTTTCCCGGCTTCCTTCAGCTGACTTTACTTGCGGGTTATTTGCGTTCCACAATAACCCCGTGCGCTGGAGGAGACAACTATACTGTAACAATTAACGCCTTTGAATCGTGTAACATTTTATAAAAATTACATTTAATGCATTCATATAATCCACCAGAGCAGCACCCTGATTTGTTGGCTTTATTGTGATGTTCCGGAATGGGAATGGCAACCCAGCAGCAGCGACCACCGTTCTTGCCGTTATGAATGCCGTTTAAGTTGGTTTCTGTTGCAACCCGACAAACTCCATATAAAGAAATATTTCTTCCGTTGGGTTCTCTCCCGCAATTCTTTACCTCCCAACAATTCAAGAAAGTCTCTTCCATAGCAGGCCAATCCCCTGAGTTTTTTTTAACAAGATGCTCTGCTAACAAACAAACAACCATGCATGTAAAGGAATCCTGAAAGAAACATGCCAACAAATTGATTTAGGAAGAAAAAAATGCAAGAAACGATTTTTCGTTGCGGAAGAAGAGGAAATACTTTGCTTATAGAAGTAAATAAAATGCACTCCGATTTTTTCAAGCCAAGAAAAGTACTAAAAGTTGTATAATAAGGCAGATAAGGCAAAAAAAGAGGGCGAAGTAATGCGGGCTATTGGGCGGGGCAAGGGTTCGAATTTCTGAAAAGGTTACTCTAAAAGGAGAAAAAAAGAGCGGCGACCGTGAAATGGAGGAGACACGATCGCCGCAGAGGAAGCTTGGGAGGCGGAAATGATTTGAGAAAATCAGCTCCGTTTAATCTATATAATCAGGAAGATTGTCGCGTTTAAACGACTTAATTCTCAAGGCAACTGCCCTGCTCTTTAATGGTGGAATAGAAACAACATTTTTTCCAATCAACTGCATAACTCATGCCGTAGATAATTTCGACAACACCGCAACCGCATTCACCGATATTTGAGCAGACCTCAGGTTCCCTGTTGACAGCTTGTGTATTATTCTTGAGCTGTACCTGTACGTGCTTCTTGGTCATAGGGCAGTCATACGCTGTGCTGGTTGTACGTCGGGTTTGCATGTGAAACTCCTTTCGGTCGATTGGTGCGCTCTAGGCTGTCGTGCTTTTTTGCTGCAATTGATTATGTTTTCATAAAAACATATTGAGCCTGCCCTTACAATAAGGCGAACGCCTCATTTTGGTCGGGTAAATCGCCCGAGTTCCTCGGGCAAATCTCTTCTTGCAGCTTTAAATGCACCAATCCTTGATCCTCATGCCCCCCAATTCATCAGGGCTTTTTTCAAGGGCAAGACGTTGATCAATCAAGTTCCAGGCCAAGGTATAAGGTGAAAATTTTACTGGACTGCATCAACATCTCCTTATTCTTGAAGTCATGGGGCATAGCTCATGCTATATTACTCAATTTCATCTGGTTCGTCGAAGAGCCTTCGTTATAAACGTTCAGCATATTGCTAACCCATTTTTGACTGATTTGAGGAGAGTATCTTGTCTATTCCTTTACTGCTGCAAGTCTGTGCAGCTCTCATTGCAGCTTTTCTCTTTTCCGCCTACACGGTTATAGGAACAGAGAGTAAGTGGACCTCCCTCATGCTTCTTGATACGGTCTCTCTTGCAGCTTTTTTTTATCTCTTCTTCCAGATTGTAACAAAAATAAAATCCGTCAAGATACGCATCGCGGTGGCGGCATGCATCAGTATTATCGTCAGTTTGACCTTTATCGGCAATGTATTCTATTACCAGGTTTTTCACGATTGGGTGCATGCTGAACTCTTCGGCCAATGGAGTGTCGGGCTGTCCATACAAAGCAGTGTCTTTGAAAATGCAACGTGGAAGGAGATCTCCCTTGCCCTCTTTGTCCCGCTCATACTCTCTCTTCTTGCGGTACTTTGGAGAGATACACCGAAGAAATACTCGAAAAGAGTTGGCTTGCTGATCGTAATCCTCTGTCTCTCCGTTCACTCTGTTGTCGTTTCCAAACATTTTGAACCCTCGGAACATAATTTTCTCGTCAACCTAGCAAGAGAGCTTGTCATCAAAAACTTTTCTTCCGAGGGAGATGCAATGCGGGGAAGTATCGACCCATCGCTCTACCCGGCTGTTGATACAAGCCGTTACATCGCCTCAACAGACAGTCGCTATCCCCTTATAAAAAACCCGAAGGAGCAACCCGGAGGCAGTTCTTTATCTCCAGAGGTCAAACAGCCTAATATTGTGCTGATTCTGATGGAGTCGGTCCGGGCAAAGGAGTCAGGCGCATATGGGGCCAAGCTGAGCTTTACACCCGCATTCGATGAACTTGCTCAGCAAGGAATGCTCTATAAAAACTTCTATGCAAACGGAACCCAAACCGTCCGGGGCGAGCTTTCCTTGCTCTGTTCTTTTTATCCGAACTACACGGGATCGCCGATCTACATGAAGCGGCCAAACCTCAAGTTGAGTTCTCTGCCCGGTATCTTACAGGAGGATGGTTATAAGACCATGTGGATCAGCGGGTTTAAATCGAGTTATGCCAACAAAGATGGCTTTCTGAAAAAGCATGGTATTGAAGATCTTTATGATGGCAGCGACCTGGATCCGGCCAGTACCGAAAAAATTGGCTGGGGCTACTCGGACAGAGCGATCTTCTCTTATGCGGAATCAATCTTAGATAAGCAGAAAGAACCTTTTTTTGCCGAGATCATGACGCTCTCCAATCACTGGCCCTTTGATTTTGCCTATTCAGAGACGCCGGAGGCCCTGCCGGAGACGGCGGATGAAAAGTACAGCAACTACTGTCGCGGGATCTACTATACAGACTGGGCAATGGGTGAATTCATGAAGAGGATGAAAAAGAAACCCTATTTTAACAATACCCTGTTCATCATAACCTCCGACCACGGTATTTGGTACTTTCCACCGGAAGAGAAGCTGACCACAGTTGAAAAACAGGAGGCGTATTTCAGAATGCCCCTGCTCTTTTACGCACCAGCTCTCTTAGAGCCGAAGGTGTCTGGTATTGTGACAAGCCAGGTTGACGTTGCCCCGACCGTGTTGGACTTCCTCGGCATCCAGCGAAAAAATGCCTTCCTGGGACAGAGTATGCTTGATGAAAACCCGAGTCAGGAGCGCTTTGCCCTTATGCAGCATGTCATGAAATGGAGCTATCGTAGAGGGAAAGAGTATATCTATAGTTCCGGTTCAGAGGCCTTTGTTGAGCATTATCCGCCACCGCCCAAGGGCACTGCAATGAAGCGGTCTGATGAGCATCTCATCTTTACCTTACAGGAGGATCTCCTCCATAGAGGCGGTGAGCAATTTGTTTTTCATGGGGTTGATCAGGATCGTCAGGATAAAACGCAGTGGGTGATCAACCTGTTAAAATCAAATCAGGAGCTGCTGTTCAGTGATCGGATTTTTGATCGCTTGTATTGATGAAAATGTACTGTTCTTTCTGGGCATGATTGGTGTTGGGTTCCTGCTGTTTCCGTTGAACAGGTCGAGTTGTTTGGTGATTCTTCAGGATGTGTTGATAAGTGGAATTTCCTTGTCGCAGAAGGGAAAACAGTCGTATATCTCCTTTTTCTTAGGATAAATCTGTTCGTTGATCCTTGACAGGTATGGAAAAACAGTTTAAGCAGATTTATTGATTCTTAATTTCTGTAACTATCTTTTCTTCAAGAAAAAATTTAATCCCGGAGGTGGGGGATAGGAAGGGGAAAGAGATTTATCGGGTAGGTTTACCTGATAATAGAATATCATAGAAATCGTCCTTGGTAATGTCATTATCAGGGGATTATCACGGAAGGCTATCTGATAATCAATGGTTATGTGCGCTAGTAGGGAGCAATGAAAATACTATTTTGTAACGTAGGATGGATGAGAGATTATAATGGAATAAAAGGCGATTCCATTGAGCGTGGTGGTTCTTACAATAAGGATTCTACAGGTCATGAGGTATGTAATTTTAGTAGTATACGGAGCAAGGTGTTTGGCTACGTTCAGCCTACAGGGCAAATAAAAATCGAAAAACTTGGTGCAGATAAAACAGCCAGTTTCGTTTCTGGGGTTACAGTTGTTTGGACAGCTGGTCCTGAAACAGGTGGTACAGCTGTTATTGGCTGGTATAAAAATGCCACAGTATATCGCGATTATCAAGAATTAGAGAATAGAACTAAAATTCAAAAAGATAATGAGTTAACCAATTATAGAGTTGAAGCGAAGGCAAAAGATGTCACACTTCTTCTACCAGAAGAGAGGACTTTATTAATTCCGCGAGCAGTCAAAGGCGGAATTGGACAGAGTAATGTTTGGTATGCCGATGCACCAGAAAGCAAGGTACATGTAAAGAAAGTTCTGACACTCATTGACAAAGGATTTAGTAAAGAATTACCCGATGTTGATCGATTCATGGCATCCAAAGAAGGAAACCCGAGGCTCGTTGCCCATCTTAAGCGAGAAAGAAATCAAACCATAGTAAAGGAGAAGAAAAAACAAGCTCTCGATAACACGGGAAAAGTTAGTTGCGAAGTATGTAGTTTTGACTTTTATTCAGTCTTCGGAGCGATTGGTGAAGGCTTTTGTGAAGTTCATCACTTGCAACCATTATCGAAATCCGATGGGGAAGTGAATACAACGCTTGAAGATTTGGCAATTGTTTGCTCAAACTGCCATAGGATTTTGCACCGTCAAAATCCTATGCTGACTATAGAGCGACTCAAAAAGGTAATAAGTAAAAATAACACATAACCAGGAACTTCACCGCAACAAAAAGGTGTCGGGTATTGCCATCATCTTGCTACGCTTTAAATTCGCTCTTTTTTGTCCGGTGAGTTTGGTCGTTAGGCGCAAACCGCTAACGTACACTCCATGTTTTCGGGACGACATACCTCTATAAAAAACTACAAGAATATATGAACGACTCAGCAGATGAAGTGGCATGAGAGATGAATCTGAGGATCACCAAGCATGGGGAATCGCCAAGCGAACAGACTCTCCTTTTGTTGAGTCACGCTGATCAACAATCACATCAAGACCGAGTGGAGACGGCCTATTACGAGAAAAAACGTCTCGTGATCAGTGATGCTGCATCGGGCTCATATCAAGATGACTCGCTGTTTGCAATAATGGGCTTCAGAGTTGCTGAGCACATAAATCGTAAAAGTATCAGTGAAGCATTAGAGGCAGGTGGTGCAAAAATCCATGAACAGCACTTTACCCCGCTGATGTCTCGCCATGAGTTGTCTCAGGGGACACAGAAACATCTGGATGAGCTGGAGTGGCAGGACGGCAAGGCAATGGCGGAAGGAGTTGTTTTGTTTGCTGCCGATGGCGGTGAATGGCCTGTTCCCGGAATAGTCTGTCAGCGTTTTGCACGGTATGTGAGAAGATACTTCGGGGGGCATCCGGCAATCATCCGTCGTATAGCTACTGCTGAATCATTGCCGAAACGACTTGAGGTTATATCCTGGTTTGGAGACAAACAGGATAGTAATACCATTGAAATCATGCATAGCACTCAGGCCTCATCTATAAAGTTATCCGAAACTTCTATGCTGTCAAGGGACTTCGGGGATGACCAACTTGCCCGATGCATGGAAGCAGCATACCACAGCGGCCCAATCTGCGACGCTGATTTTGAAAAAAATTTGGCCCGTATTCGAGGGGACTTGGAGAAAGAACGATGGTTTCCCGCCCTGCTAGGCGTTTTAACACTCGGATGGTCTCATCCTATAGCAACCATTCCGCAGGATCTGTTCAGTCTTTTGCAGCCGCTCAGCAAGGTAGACACTACGGCGGCACAATGTTGCGCGATGCTGGAGAGGATGCGGCAGAGACAGGGAGATTTGGATATCGCAAAATTGACGGAAGAAATTCAACAAATGCGAAAAGATGCTGGCGACCGTGCCTATGTTTTGGATATTTTCCTCGGTACCTTTTTGATAGATGAAGAACCGAGCCAGGCGATTAGCGCATATCTTGCTGGCCTTCAGGGGGCCCCTCGCCTTGTTAGCCCTTACCATGACTTGGGCTTGCTATTTGAGAGAAAGTATAAACACAATGATGCATATAGATGCTGGGATTTTACCAGATGGCTTTCCCCGAACCATCCGATCATGAGTGACGTGGAGGCCCGTGAACACGATATCCTTGCGGTAGAGGCGGAGGCACCGTTCGGGCAATTTGTTTCAGTATAGTTGAGAAGGGGGGTGAGGCCACGTTTATTTTACGTTTTATATCATTACGTTAAACCGTTGTAAAAACATGGTTGCTCAACTGGCAGAGCCAGTTGAGCATAGATTTCAATCAGAAGTCAAGGGCTTTGACGTTGAAATAAAGACACGGAGCATGTCGAGATATCAGTTAGTTAACAACTGTAATCTCTACTCTTCTATTAACCGCACTGAGCGGGTTATAAGGATCCAGTAGTTGATCTTCCCCCATGCCTATAGGGATAATCCTTTGCGGAGAGATGCCGTGAACCTGGGTCAGATAACGGGCTGCACTGTATGCCCGCCTCATGGACAATGCTCTGTTATACGCTCGGGAACCGGCTGCATCCGTATGCCCGATAAGCTGAATGCGGGAATGCCGTAACCTTGTATCCCGCAAGGCGATGACCAATTCATCCAGCTGACGTCGTGCTACTGGTAGCAATTCTTCGGAATCATAGATAAATTGAACAGCAGAAAGCGTAACGGAACGAGTCGGCGATGGAGGTGTCTGTACCACTTGGACTGGACGTATATTTGGTTGCTGAATGGGCTCCTGTAGAGGTAGCGGAGGCGGAACACTTGGATATTGAATAACTTCCTGCCGGGGTATGACCGGCACCGTAGGTGGCGGAGGCACTTGACGATATACCACTTGCGGGATTGGCTTTACCGGCACAACAACAGGGCGGGGGAGAAGAGGCAGCGCATGTGGCGGAGGTACTTGACGAGGCACCACTTTCGGGATTGGCCTAACTGGTACAACAGGCGGGGGAGCAAGGCCTCGGGCACGCCTTACCGGCTTGGCGGGCGGCGGGGGAGCAAGTCTCCTAATGAGATCCCTGGCAGGTTTGACAGGAGGTTGAGCAAAAGAAACATACCAAGGGCAGAGAGTCGCTGCTGTCCAGACAACTGCACTAAACAACATTACCAGTCGTTTTCTCAACATATCATATCCTTTTGAGGGTAATCATTTTTGGTCACGAGGTTATTGAAGGGGGGGGGGAAAGGGAGGGTCTGTTCCCCCCTTCATTTCCGGTCAGCAGAAAGAAAATAGGAAATCTCTCGGTTGCCTTCACCGAATCATTGTCTACCTGAGTCTGTATAAGGATTAGGCAATAGCAGTCAAAACCTCCTTCAGCTGCTCTATAAGAAGATCAATATCCTTCCGGCTCACGGTCAAGGGCGGAATAAAACGCAGCACCCGCATCCCAGCAAAATTGATCAGGCAACCCCGCTCAAACAGCTGCTGAACAACTTCTGCCCCGTGCTCAATCCCCTTTTCTGTCAAGACCAGAGCAAGGAGCATACCGCTGCCGCGAACGCCGGAACAGAGCTGCGGGAATTCTTCCGCAACTTTT from Candidatus Electrothrix communis encodes the following:
- a CDS encoding HNH endonuclease, giving the protein MKILFCNVGWMRDYNGIKGDSIERGGSYNKDSTGHEVCNFSSIRSKVFGYVQPTGQIKIEKLGADKTASFVSGVTVVWTAGPETGGTAVIGWYKNATVYRDYQELENRTKIQKDNELTNYRVEAKAKDVTLLLPEERTLLIPRAVKGGIGQSNVWYADAPESKVHVKKVLTLIDKGFSKELPDVDRFMASKEGNPRLVAHLKRERNQTIVKEKKKQALDNTGKVSCEVCSFDFYSVFGAIGEGFCEVHHLQPLSKSDGEVNTTLEDLAIVCSNCHRILHRQNPMLTIERLKKVISKNNT
- a CDS encoding LTA synthase family protein — translated: MSIPLLLQVCAALIAAFLFSAYTVIGTESKWTSLMLLDTVSLAAFFYLFFQIVTKIKSVKIRIAVAACISIIVSLTFIGNVFYYQVFHDWVHAELFGQWSVGLSIQSSVFENATWKEISLALFVPLILSLLAVLWRDTPKKYSKRVGLLIVILCLSVHSVVVSKHFEPSEHNFLVNLARELVIKNFSSEGDAMRGSIDPSLYPAVDTSRYIASTDSRYPLIKNPKEQPGGSSLSPEVKQPNIVLILMESVRAKESGAYGAKLSFTPAFDELAQQGMLYKNFYANGTQTVRGELSLLCSFYPNYTGSPIYMKRPNLKLSSLPGILQEDGYKTMWISGFKSSYANKDGFLKKHGIEDLYDGSDLDPASTEKIGWGYSDRAIFSYAESILDKQKEPFFAEIMTLSNHWPFDFAYSETPEALPETADEKYSNYCRGIYYTDWAMGEFMKRMKKKPYFNNTLFIITSDHGIWYFPPEEKLTTVEKQEAYFRMPLLFYAPALLEPKVSGIVTSQVDVAPTVLDFLGIQRKNAFLGQSMLDENPSQERFALMQHVMKWSYRRGKEYIYSSGSEAFVEHYPPPPKGTAMKRSDEHLIFTLQEDLLHRGGEQFVFHGVDQDRQDKTQWVINLLKSNQELLFSDRIFDRLY
- a CDS encoding OmpA family protein; translation: MLRKRLVMLFSAVVWTAATLCPWYVSFAQPPVKPARDLIRRLAPPPPAKPVRRARGLAPPPVVPVRPIPKVVPRQVPPPHALPLLPRPVVVPVKPIPQVVYRQVPPPPTVPVIPRQEVIQYPSVPPPLPLQEPIQQPNIRPVQVVQTPPSPTRSVTLSAVQFIYDSEELLPVARRQLDELVIALRDTRLRHSRIQLIGHTDAAGSRAYNRALSMRRAYSAARYLTQVHGISPQRIIPIGMGEDQLLDPYNPLSAVNRRVEITVVN
- a CDS encoding YqaE/Pmp3 family membrane protein — translated: MKEKTADFLRIILSLIIPPVGVFLQVGFGMHFWINILLTLLGYLPGVLHAIYIILKK